One region of Triticum aestivum cultivar Chinese Spring chromosome 6B, IWGSC CS RefSeq v2.1, whole genome shotgun sequence genomic DNA includes:
- the LOC123137629 gene encoding protein HOTHEAD: MAFFIITILLGLLSVSQPARGVNYTFMREAMHAPPVTYYDYIVIGGGTAGCPLAATLSRRYRVLLLERGGSPYDDDRVLNMAHFSDVLSDTSASSPSQRFVSEDGVINSRPRVLGGGSCLNAGFFTRAGVGYTRAVGWDASEVLSAYKWVEDVVAFQPELGPWQAAMRRGLLETGVVPDNGFTYDHIPGTKVGGSIFDPDGRRHTAADLLQYARPEGIDVLLRARVARILFSYKGTKPVARGVVYRDSLGMVHVAYLNQGDANEIILSAGALGSPQLLMLSGVGPSDHLRSFGLDVVVDNPGVGQGMSDNPMNAIYVPSPSPVEVSLIQVVGITRFGSYIEGASGSDWTTRTAASSGDGARQARVFGMFSPQTGQLPTVPPKQRTPEAIARAVDAMSQVPDAALRGGFILEKVLGPQSTGSLALRNLDPDDNPIVQFNYFAHPDDLRRCVAGIEAIERVIRSRSFSRFAYPNFAFPAMLNVTAEFPANLMRVRGGSDPAALERFCRDTVMTIWHYHGGCQVGRVVDRDYRVLGIDALRVIDGSTFNASPGTNPQATVMMLGRYMGVKIEKERTLIEGGARKL; encoded by the exons ATGgcattcttcatcatcaccatcttgCTTGGACTCCTCTCCGTCTCTCAACCAG CGCGAGGTGTCAACTACACGTTCATGAGGGAGGCGATGCACGCGCCGCCGGTGACCTACTACGACTACATCGTCATCGGGGGCGGCACGGCGGGCTGCCCGCTGGCGGCGACGCTGTCCAGGCGCTACCgcgtgctgctgctggagcgcGGCGGGTCGCCGTACGACGACGACCGCGTGCTCAACATGGCGCACTTCTCGGACGTGCTCTCCGACACGTCCGCGTCGTCCCCGTCGCAGCGGTTCGTGTCCGAGGACGGCGTGATCAACTCGCGGCCGCGGGTGCTGGGCGGCGGCAGCTGCCTCAACGCCGGCTTCTTCACGCGCGCCGGCGTCGGCTACACGAGGGCCGTCGGCTGGGACGCCAGCGAGGTGCTCAGCGCCTACAAGTGGGTGGAGGACGTGGTGGCGTTCCAGCCGGAGCTGGGGCCGTGGCAGGCGGCGATGCGGCGCGGGCTGCTGGAGACCGGTGTGGTGCCGGACAACGGGTTCACGTACGACCACATCCCCGGCACCAAGGTCGGCGGGTCCATCTTCGACCCCGACGGCCGGCGCCACACGGCGGCCGACCTGCTGCAGTACGCGCGCCCCGAAGGGATCGACGTGCTCCTCCGGGCCCGAGTGGCCAGGATCTTGTTCAGTTACAAAG GGACCAAGCCCGTGGCGCGCGGCGTGGTGTACCGCGACTCCCTGGGCATGGTGCACGTGGCGTACCTCAACCAGGGCGACGCCAACGAGATCATCCTGTCGGCGGGGGCGCTGGGCAGCCCGCAGCTGCTGATGCTCAGCGGCGTCGGGCCCTCCGACCACCTCCGGTCGTTCGGCCTCGACGTCGTCGTCGACAACCCCGGGGTCGGGCAGGGCATGTCCGACAACCCCATGAACGCCATCTAcgtgccgtcgccgtcgcccgtcgaGGTGTCGCTCATCCAGGTCGTCGGCATCACCAGGTTCGGCAGCTACATCGAGGGCGCCAGCGGCTCTGACTGGACCAcccgcaccgccgcctccagcGGCGACGGCGCGCGACAAGCCCGCGTCTTCGGCATGTTCTCTCCGCAGACGGGGCAGCTCCCGACGGTGCCCCCGAAGCAGCGCACGCCGGAGGCCATCGCGCGCGCCGTGGACGCCATGAGCCAGGTGCCGGACGCAGCGCTCCGCGGCGGCTTCATCCTGGAGAAGGTCCTCGGCCCGCAGTCCACGGGCAGCCTCGCGCTCCGCAACCTGGACCCCGACGACAACCCCATCGTCCAGTTCAACTACTTCGCCCACCCGGACGACCTCCGGCGCTGCGTCGCCGGCATCGAGGCCATCGAGCGGGTCATCCGCTCCAGGTCGTTCTCCCGGTTCGCGTACCCCAACTTTGCGTTCCCGGCGATGCTCAACGTCACGGCGGAGTTCCCGGCGAACCTAATGCGCGTGCGCGGCGGCAGCGACCCCGCGGCGCTCGAGCGGTTCTGCAGGGACACCGTCATGACCATCTGGCATTACCACGGCGGGTGCCAGGTCGGCAGAGTCGTCGACCGCGACTACCGGGTCCTCGGCATTGATGCGCTGCGCGTCATCGACGGCTCCACGTTCAATGCCTCGCCGGGGACCAACCCGCAGGCCACCGTCATGATGCTCGGCAG GTACATGGGAGTCAAAATCGAAAAGGAGAGGACGCTGATCGAAGGAGGAGCGAGAAAACTGTAG
- the LOC123137630 gene encoding SPX domain-containing membrane protein OsI_08463, translating to MVNFGKVLASDQLEEWKEYYINYKMMKKKVKQYVQQTQDGGRNHEQVLKEFSRMLDEQIEKVVLFLLKQQGHLASRIEKLGQQRAILTEHSEISQVSQVREAYRQVGLDLVKLLRFVDMNATGIRKILKKFDKRFGYRFTDYYISTRANHPYSQLQPIFKQVGIVAVAGALTRNLASLQDHQGSFISIYDHPSITLKDPVIEQINNSVQKLTHSTTFLTFLGQHAMIIPEDVQTSSEDLVDDQSYHFMSLMLNLVNTFLYMVNTYIIVPTADDYSVSLGAAATVCGVIIGSMAVAQVFSSVYFSAWSNRSYFRPLVFSSIMLFSGNLLYALAYDLNSLTVLILGRLLCGLGSARAVNRRYISDCVPLKIRLKASAGFVSASALGMACGPALAGLLQTEFKIYAVTFNQNTLPGWIMSLAWVGNLIWLWISFKEPDHFAKENAVNTQSSDSGHGRDDNLEGGLAQPLLTEAKERQDENADNNENDPKESHKAATSIAAAYRLLTPSVKVQLLIYFMLKFAMEILLSESSVVTTFYFNWSTSTVAIFLAVLGLTVLPVNVIVGSYITNLFQDRQILVASEIMVLIGIASSFHFGSSYCVAQYVVSALITFVFAEVLEGVNLSLLSRVMSSRLSRGTYNGGLLSTEAGTLARVAADMTITAAGYLGQSQLLNATLLPSLVICVASIAATFGTYNTLY from the exons ATGGTTAATTTCGGGAAGGTACTGGCGTCGGATCAACTGGAGGAGTGGAAAGA ATACTATATTAATTACAAAATGATGAAGAAAAAGGTAAAACAGTATGTTCAGCAGACTCAAGATGGTGGCAGAAATCATGAACAGGTTCTTAAGGAGTTCTCAAGGATGCTTGACGAACAG ATTGAAAAGGTTGTGCTCTTTCTACTGAAACAGCAAGGTCATCTTGCTAGCAGGATCGAGAAATTGGGACAACAGCGTGCCATACTCACGGAACATTCTGAAATATCACAAGTTTCTCAAGTGCGAGAGGCGTATAGGCAAGTTGGGCTTGATCTTGTGAAGCTCCTTAGATTTGTTGATATGAATGCTACTGGGATCCGGAAGATTCTTAAGAAGTTCGATAAGCGCTTCGGCTATCGGTTTACAGATTATTACATCTCGACTCGTGCAAACCATCCTTATTCTCAGCTTCAGCCGATCTTCAAGCAAGTG GGTATCGTAGCTGTTGCTGGTGCTTTGACACGTAACCTTGCATCTCTGCAAGATCACCAAGGAAGCTTTATATCCATCTATGATCATCCATCAATCACCTTGAAG GACCCTGTCATCGAACAAATAAATAATTCAGTACAGAAACTCACGCACAGCACAACCTTCCTTACATTCCTAGGACAACACGCAATGATCATTCCAGAAGACGTGCAAACTAGCTCGGAAGATCTCGTCGATGACCAGAGCTACCATTTCATGTCgctgatgctcaacctagtgaACACATTCCTCTACATGGTGAACACATACATCATCGTGCCGACTGCAGATGACTATTCGGTGAGCCTTGGAGCCGCAGCGACTGTTTGCGGTGTGATTATCGGGTCGATGGCAGTTGCCCAAGTGTTCTCTTCAGTATATTTCAGTGCCTGGTCCAACAGGTCATACTTTAGGCCCCTCGTATTCAGCAGCATCATGCTGTTTTCCGGGAACCTGCTGTATGCTTTGGCGTATGATCTGAATTCTCTAACTGTTCTCATACTTGGCCGGCTGCTCTGCGG GTTGGGTTCTGCCAGAGCCGTGAACCGTCGGTATATCAGCGACTGCGTGCCTCTCAAAATCCGGCTGAAAGCCTCTGCAGGGTTCGTCAGTGCTAGTGCGCTTGGAATGGCATGCGGTCCTGCGCTGGCTGGTTTGCTGCAGACTGAATTTAAGATCTATGCAGTAACTTTTAATCAGAACACCTTGCCCGGGTGGATCATGTCCCTTGCTTGGGTTGGTAATTTGATTTGGCTATGGATTTCATTCAAAGAGCCAGATCACTTTGCTAAAGAGAATGCTGTCAACACACAGTCATCTGATTCCG GCCATGGACGAGATGATAATTTGGAGGGCGGTTTAGCACAGCCTTTGCTCACAGAGGCAAAGGAGAGGCAGGATGAAAATGCAGACAACAACGAAAACGACCCTAAAGAGAGTCATAAAGCAGCAACATCGATTGCCGCAGCATACAGATTGCTCACGCCATCTGTGAAG GTTCAGTTATTGATCTACTTCATGCTCAAGTTTGCAATGGAGATTCTACTCTCCGAGTCTAGTGTTGTCACTACGTTCTATTTCAACTGGTCCACGAGCACGGTGGCCATCTTTCTAGCTGTTCTAGGGCTGACGGTTCTTCCGGTCAACGTCATCGTCGGAAGCTATATCACCAATCTGTTCCAGGACAG GCAAATCTTGGTGGCGTCTGAGATCATGGTCCTGATCGGCATCGCCTCGAGCTTCCACTTCGGCTCCAGCTACTGCGTCGCGCAATACGTCGTGTCGGCTCTCATCACGTTCGTATTCGCCGAGGTGCTCGAAG GGGTGAACCTGTCCCTCCTGTCCCGGGtgatgtcgtcgaggctctcccgGGGCACCTACAACGGCGGGCTCCTCTCGACGGAGGCCGGGACGCTGGCCCGCGTCGCCGCGGACATGACGATCACCGCCGCGGGGTACCTGGGGCAGAGCCAGCTCCTGAACGCCACCCTGCTGCCGTCCCTGGTGATCTGCGTAGCCTCCATCGCCGCGACGTTTGGCACTTACAACACCCTGTACTGA